Proteins from a genomic interval of Polaribacter sp. Q13:
- a CDS encoding DUF4270 family protein — protein MKYLIFGVIGIVFLASCATDDTTYEVGSDFIENNIQVRVIDTFSIKAGTFKLDSLITSGTNRILVGNVVDEKLGSISAKSYLQLITSSFSISTDAVYDSIGMVLNYDNYYYGDTTKVQTYTLHRIKETVAPADDATSFYNTSSLAFDPAILGQLSFTPRPNKSTDSLFVKMDDVLGEDIFNKIVDNDINNTDDFLQYFKGLVIAPDTSVNSHVLGFNVQTTASTVGNSSMRLYYSIKDDDSEDNDYYIDFVISSATQQFNEIKTNLSNTIVGEFEDGEEIKLSTSTDNLLFAQGGSGITARIEMPSIKRLAELYENASTLSAELTFNPLKRTYNDDNPLPESLLVYVVDHKNRIIQQLTDIDGNTASAILVEDTYEFNEDTHYRVNLSGFVEQILNSETDLNYALMIQYPNYSKEVNNLVIENNASTNKEIKLSVKYLNY, from the coding sequence ATGAAGTATTTAATTTTTGGTGTTATAGGTATTGTTTTTTTAGCATCTTGTGCTACAGATGATACTACTTATGAAGTAGGAAGCGATTTTATTGAAAACAACATTCAAGTTAGAGTAATAGATACCTTTTCTATAAAAGCAGGGACTTTTAAATTAGACTCTTTAATTACTTCTGGTACCAATAGAATTTTAGTTGGTAATGTTGTTGATGAAAAATTAGGGAGTATATCTGCAAAATCTTATTTACAATTAATTACCTCTAGTTTTTCTATAAGTACAGATGCCGTGTATGACTCTATAGGTATGGTTTTAAATTATGATAACTACTATTATGGTGATACAACTAAAGTACAAACATACACATTACATAGAATAAAAGAAACGGTAGCGCCCGCAGATGATGCTACTAGTTTTTACAATACTTCTTCCTTAGCTTTTGACCCTGCAATTTTAGGGCAACTGTCATTTACGCCAAGACCAAATAAATCTACAGATTCTTTATTTGTTAAAATGGATGATGTTTTAGGAGAAGATATTTTTAATAAAATAGTAGATAATGATATTAATAACACAGACGATTTTTTACAGTATTTTAAAGGATTGGTAATAGCGCCAGATACTTCTGTAAATAGCCATGTTTTAGGTTTTAATGTACAAACTACAGCAAGTACTGTAGGAAACTCTAGTATGAGGTTGTATTACTCTATAAAAGATGATGATAGTGAAGATAATGATTATTATATAGATTTTGTAATTTCATCTGCCACACAACAGTTTAACGAAATAAAAACAAATTTATCTAATACCATTGTAGGTGAATTTGAAGATGGAGAAGAAATTAAATTAAGTACAAGTACAGATAATTTATTATTTGCTCAGGGAGGATCTGGAATTACAGCTAGAATAGAAATGCCTTCTATTAAAAGACTTGCTGAACTGTATGAAAATGCATCTACTTTAAGTGCCGAACTAACGTTTAATCCATTAAAAAGAACTTATAATGATGACAATCCTTTACCAGAATCTTTGTTGGTTTATGTTGTAGATCATAAAAATAGAATTATACAGCAACTTACAGATATAGACGGCAATACAGCTTCTGCTATTTTGGTAGAAGATACATATGAATTTAATGAAGACACGCATTACAGGGTTAATTTAAGTGGTTTTGTAGAACAAATTTTAAATTCAGAGACCGATTTAAATTATGCTTTAATGATTCAATATCCAAACTATTCAAAAGAAGTAAACAATTTGGTGATAGAAAATAATGCAAGTACAAATAAAGAGATAAAATTATCAGTAAAATATTTAAACTATTAA
- a CDS encoding kelch repeat-containing protein produces MRKTNLIQKSSVLFLAALLMSLFFIGCSSDDDDDEYGNWVESSTFDGDSRANAVSFTIGNKGYLVTGYDGDDYLTDTWEYNSDSDYWVKKADFPGVARSGAVGFAINGKGYLGTGFNGELDVEELKDFWEYDPTTDSWTQKADFAGTARYAAIGFSIGNDGYIGTGYDGSEQKDFWKYDVASDSWEQSVGFGGQKRKNASVFKIDEVAYIGLGLHNGAYEEDFYSFNGTTWTRLTDLDDDDDDDDDFDTRLSNGVAFSLEGKGYVTTGISGSITTNAWEYTPSTDTWDELPVFEGSARQDASAFTFDTKAFVLMGRSSSSYYFDDVWEFKPNELENEDD; encoded by the coding sequence ATGAGAAAAACAAATTTAATACAAAAAAGTAGTGTGCTGTTTTTAGCAGCATTGCTAATGTCTCTATTTTTTATAGGATGTAGTAGTGATGACGATGATGATGAATACGGAAACTGGGTAGAAAGTTCTACTTTTGATGGAGATTCTAGAGCAAACGCTGTCAGTTTTACCATTGGTAATAAAGGATATTTAGTAACAGGTTATGATGGTGATGATTATTTAACCGATACTTGGGAGTATAATTCTGATAGTGATTATTGGGTAAAAAAAGCTGATTTTCCTGGTGTTGCCAGAAGTGGAGCTGTAGGTTTTGCCATTAATGGAAAAGGATATTTAGGTACCGGATTTAATGGTGAACTTGATGTAGAAGAACTAAAAGATTTTTGGGAATATGACCCAACTACAGATTCTTGGACTCAAAAAGCAGATTTTGCAGGAACAGCAAGATATGCTGCTATTGGTTTTTCTATTGGTAATGACGGTTATATTGGTACTGGTTACGATGGAAGCGAGCAAAAAGATTTCTGGAAATACGATGTTGCTTCAGATTCTTGGGAACAGTCTGTTGGTTTTGGTGGACAAAAACGTAAGAATGCTTCTGTTTTTAAAATTGATGAAGTTGCTTATATTGGTTTAGGTCTTCATAACGGAGCTTACGAAGAAGATTTTTATTCTTTTAATGGTACTACTTGGACACGTTTAACAGATTTAGATGACGATGATGATGATGACGATGATTTTGACACTCGCTTAAGTAATGGTGTTGCATTTTCTTTAGAAGGAAAAGGATATGTAACAACAGGAATCTCTGGTTCTATAACTACAAATGCTTGGGAATACACTCCATCTACAGATACTTGGGATGAATTACCTGTATTTGAAGGTTCTGCAAGACAAGATGCTTCTGCTTTTACTTTTGATACTAAAGCCTTTGTTTTAATGGGTAGAAGTAGTAGTAGTTATTATTTTGATGATGTTTGGGAATTTAAACCCAACGAATTAGAAAATGAAGATGATTAA
- a CDS encoding sensor histidine kinase has translation MKTLSPLLKKTNTTIIVHCLIWIFFLVITAIQSYARFSIIPNEFYILNFTFIAVFYLNYLVLIPYFLLNKKIILYLIISLGIIFSIIFMMQYFLRFSLKPPFAQEGFNTNFRRPRDHNFNLRPSILLLMFFALSTCTKLVAEWYKSEKERTLVASQKVNSELSFLKAQLNPHFLFNTLNSIYSLANKKSDDTTVAIVTLSELMRYMIYEANEEFISLEKEIEYVKNYISLQLLRLKDSSGVKINIHGNLNYKIEPLLLISFIENAFKYGTDYKGKTDITIKIYTNNDQLNLEVYNLASLQNTLNKDSGIGLENIQNRLNLLYPNTHTLEITNTKKSFEVNLKINLKK, from the coding sequence ATGAAAACATTGAGTCCTTTATTAAAAAAAACAAACACCACTATTATTGTCCATTGTCTTATATGGATTTTCTTTTTGGTGATAACCGCTATTCAATCTTATGCTCGGTTTAGTATCATTCCGAATGAGTTTTATATTTTAAACTTTACCTTTATCGCTGTTTTTTATTTAAATTATTTAGTTCTTATTCCCTATTTTTTACTGAATAAAAAGATTATTTTATACCTTATTATTTCCTTAGGAATTATATTTTCTATAATTTTTATGATGCAATATTTCTTAAGATTCTCTTTAAAACCACCTTTTGCTCAAGAAGGTTTTAATACTAACTTTCGCAGACCTAGAGATCATAATTTCAATTTAAGACCTTCAATTTTATTATTAATGTTCTTTGCGTTAAGTACTTGTACAAAACTAGTTGCAGAATGGTATAAATCTGAAAAAGAAAGAACTCTTGTAGCTTCACAAAAAGTAAATTCAGAATTATCCTTTTTAAAAGCACAATTAAATCCTCATTTTTTATTCAATACTTTAAATAGTATTTACTCTTTAGCAAACAAAAAATCTGATGATACCACAGTAGCTATTGTTACCCTTTCGGAACTTATGCGATACATGATTTACGAAGCCAATGAAGAGTTTATTTCTTTAGAGAAAGAAATAGAATACGTAAAAAACTATATCTCTTTACAGTTATTACGTTTAAAAGATTCTAGCGGTGTAAAAATTAATATTCATGGTAATTTAAACTATAAAATAGAACCTTTATTACTTATTTCCTTTATTGAAAATGCATTTAAATACGGAACAGATTATAAAGGAAAAACGGATATTACTATTAAAATTTATACCAATAATGATCAATTGAATTTAGAAGTTTACAATTTAGCATCACTACAAAACACCTTAAATAAAGATTCTGGTATTGGTTTAGAAAACATACAAAATAGATTGAATTTATTATATCCAAATACACATACTCTAGAGATTACAAATACAAAAAAATCATTTGAAGTAAACTTAAAAATCAACTTAAAAAAATAA
- a CDS encoding LytTR family DNA-binding domain-containing protein, with the protein MKCIIIDDEPLALELLEDFISKVPFLELVGSCSNGFEASTILQSQKIDLIFTDIEMPDFSGIDFIKSLDNKPLFIFTTAYSHYAVEGFNLNAIDYLVKPIPFHRFLKAATRAQNLLQSKNEEETLSVNKEANQEFIFVKSEYENLKINLADIKYIESLKDYIKIHTNREKPILTLSSLKNFEEKLGKVNFIRVHKSFIVSLKHIYSVQRNRIIIDDNWIPIGLNYRDEFIKKIEN; encoded by the coding sequence ATGAAGTGTATAATTATTGATGATGAACCATTGGCTCTAGAATTATTAGAAGACTTTATTTCTAAAGTTCCGTTTTTAGAATTGGTTGGCTCTTGCTCTAATGGTTTTGAAGCATCAACCATCTTACAATCTCAAAAAATAGATTTAATATTTACAGACATCGAAATGCCAGATTTTTCTGGAATCGATTTTATAAAATCGTTAGACAACAAACCGCTGTTTATCTTCACAACCGCATACTCTCATTATGCCGTAGAAGGTTTTAATTTAAATGCCATAGATTACCTAGTAAAACCAATCCCTTTTCATCGGTTTTTAAAAGCAGCTACAAGGGCACAAAATTTACTGCAATCTAAAAATGAAGAAGAAACACTTAGTGTAAATAAAGAAGCTAATCAAGAATTTATTTTTGTGAAATCTGAATATGAAAATTTAAAAATAAACTTAGCAGATATAAAATATATTGAGTCTTTAAAAGATTATATTAAAATTCATACCAATAGAGAAAAACCTATTCTAACACTTAGTAGTCTTAAGAATTTTGAAGAAAAATTAGGGAAGGTAAATTTTATCCGTGTACATAAATCCTTTATTGTTTCTTTAAAACATATTTATTCTGTGCAAAGAAATAGAATTATAATTGATGATAACTGGATTCCGATTGGTTTAAACTATAGAGACGAATTTATCAAAAAAATTGAAAATTAA
- a CDS encoding alpha-ketoglutarate-dependent dioxygenase AlkB has protein sequence MDLFSSEKIVNVLPFDGITNYHGLILDKKQCMFYYQKLMKTINFKNDEAIIFGKKILTKRKVAWYGESEYSYTYSKVTKTANIFTKELLALKEIVEQESGETYNSCLLNLYHSGDEGMAYHSDGEKMLKKDGAIASLSLGAERKFSFKHKENKQRIDVILENGSLLVMKKGTQTNWLHRLPPTKKVNSPRINLTFRSIEM, from the coding sequence ATGGATTTATTTTCTTCAGAAAAAATAGTTAATGTTTTACCTTTTGATGGCATTACAAATTATCATGGATTGATTCTAGATAAAAAACAATGTATGTTCTATTATCAAAAATTAATGAAAACTATCAACTTTAAAAATGATGAAGCAATTATTTTTGGTAAAAAGATACTTACGAAAAGAAAAGTAGCTTGGTATGGAGAATCGGAGTATTCTTATACCTATTCTAAAGTAACAAAAACTGCAAATATTTTTACTAAAGAATTGTTAGCCCTTAAAGAAATAGTAGAGCAGGAGAGTGGGGAAACCTATAATTCTTGTTTGTTAAATTTATACCATTCTGGAGATGAAGGAATGGCGTATCATTCCGACGGAGAAAAAATGCTAAAGAAAGATGGTGCCATAGCTTCTTTGTCTTTAGGCGCAGAACGTAAATTTTCTTTTAAACATAAAGAGAACAAGCAAAGAATAGATGTTATTTTAGAAAACGGAAGTTTATTGGTGATGAAAAAAGGGACACAAACCAATTGGTTGCACAGATTACCGCCTACAAAAAAAGTAAACTCGCCTAGAATAAATTTGACTTTTAGAAGTATAGAAATGTAA
- a CDS encoding sugar phosphate nucleotidyltransferase: MHNNLIILAGGASSRMKKPATSKTINSDETTQANNRSKSLISLDNTGRPVLDYLLYNAKKAGYKNIYIVINEKGVLFKEFYGSKEKNNDFNGLNISFPIQYIPKDRVKPFGTADALLQAVEQFPELNKQFYTVCNSDNLYSTEALNLLRITEHKNAFISYNRDTLEFPLERISKFALTKLNENNELIRILEKPSETEVPNFYDRDKKLRVSMNIFKFDGKEFYPFLKNCPVHPIRNEKEMQTSLLNYITKTNNKVVGIPLSEHVPDLSSKDDIATVKAYLKKHYTTLDWSSI, from the coding sequence ATGCACAATAACTTGATAATATTAGCTGGCGGAGCTTCTTCTAGAATGAAAAAACCAGCAACTTCTAAAACCATAAATTCTGATGAAACTACACAAGCAAACAACAGAAGTAAAAGTTTAATTAGTTTAGATAATACAGGAAGACCTGTATTAGATTATCTGTTATATAATGCAAAAAAAGCGGGTTATAAAAACATCTATATTGTTATCAACGAAAAAGGTGTTTTGTTTAAAGAGTTCTACGGAAGTAAAGAGAAAAATAACGATTTTAATGGATTAAACATTTCTTTTCCCATACAATATATTCCAAAAGACAGAGTAAAACCTTTTGGAACTGCAGACGCTCTTTTGCAGGCAGTAGAGCAATTCCCTGAATTGAATAAGCAATTTTATACAGTTTGTAATAGTGATAATTTATATTCTACCGAAGCATTAAATTTACTTAGAATAACTGAACATAAAAATGCATTTATCAGTTACAATAGAGACACATTAGAATTTCCGCTAGAGCGAATTTCTAAATTTGCATTGACAAAATTAAATGAGAACAACGAACTCATTCGCATTCTTGAAAAACCTTCAGAAACAGAAGTGCCTAATTTTTATGATAGAGATAAAAAGTTAAGAGTAAGTATGAACATTTTTAAGTTTGATGGAAAAGAGTTTTATCCCTTTTTAAAAAATTGTCCTGTACATCCTATTAGAAATGAAAAAGAAATGCAAACTTCACTTTTAAATTACATTACAAAAACCAATAATAAAGTTGTAGGAATTCCACTTTCAGAGCACGTACCAGACTTATCTTCTAAAGATGATATTGCTACTGTAAAAGCCTATTTAAAAAAACATTATACAACCTTAGATTGGAGTTCTATTTAA
- a CDS encoding OmpA family protein — MCLNYHKIYIFFIQNLWFASKLINKRDKEDFTNHFVYYTEDSEQFITDNEASLELTLGLNLKESEFVRIRGLLMIAINPIYFDLDKSFIRRDAAIELEKVARIMRKYPELKIKLGSHTDSRAPDDYNMALSERRAQSSLAWLIARGVNASNITGKGYGETQLVNKCSNDVKCSEAEHQLNRRTEFVILNPEAIK, encoded by the coding sequence GTGTGTTTAAACTATCACAAAATTTACATTTTTTTTATTCAAAACCTTTGGTTTGCCTCAAAGCTAATAAACAAAAGGGATAAGGAAGATTTTACCAACCATTTTGTCTATTATACCGAAGATTCAGAACAATTTATAACTGATAATGAAGCTAGTTTAGAATTAACTTTAGGCCTTAATTTAAAAGAAAGTGAATTTGTAAGAATCCGAGGACTTTTAATGATTGCAATCAACCCAATTTATTTTGATTTAGATAAATCATTTATTCGTCGGGATGCAGCAATAGAACTAGAAAAAGTTGCTAGAATTATGAGAAAATATCCAGAATTGAAGATTAAATTAGGTTCTCATACCGATAGTAGAGCTCCAGACGATTATAATATGGCATTATCTGAAAGAAGAGCTCAATCATCATTAGCTTGGTTAATAGCGAGAGGTGTTAATGCTTCTAATATAACTGGTAAGGGATATGGAGAAACGCAATTGGTAAACAAATGTTCTAATGATGTTAAATGTTCTGAAGCAGAGCATCAGTTAAACAGAAGAACGGAATTTGTAATATTAAATCCAGAAGCTATTAAATAG
- a CDS encoding heavy-metal-associated domain-containing protein, whose product MKKVILSLAVIATMGFSSCKNDAKQKTETIEVTNKMANSNVSFGVRGNCGMCKKTIETAANAVDGVATAIWNLDKKEIEVSFDDAKTDAMEIHNAIAASGYDTEKVSGSEESYNGLPSCCQYDHTMAMNQSGEMKE is encoded by the coding sequence ATGAAAAAAGTAATTTTGAGTCTAGCTGTAATAGCTACAATGGGTTTTTCAAGTTGTAAAAATGACGCCAAACAGAAAACTGAAACGATAGAAGTAACTAACAAAATGGCAAATTCAAACGTTTCTTTTGGTGTTAGAGGAAATTGTGGCATGTGTAAAAAGACCATAGAGACAGCAGCGAATGCGGTTGATGGTGTTGCAACTGCCATTTGGAATTTAGACAAAAAGGAAATTGAAGTGTCTTTTGATGATGCTAAAACCGATGCTATGGAAATTCATAATGCAATTGCTGCTTCTGGTTATGATACTGAGAAAGTCTCGGGAAGCGAAGAATCTTACAATGGTTTACCAAGCTGTTGCCAATATGACCACACAATGGCAATGAATCAGTCTGGTGAAATGAAAGAATAG
- a CDS encoding efflux RND transporter periplasmic adaptor subunit, translating to MKKYSVYIGLIAVGLLLGWMLFGGNSNTEEMHKHDAVAETNQMWTCSMHPQIMQPEAGDCPICGMDLIPAASSAEGLSADQFKLSENAMALANIQTTIVGENSSDADTGFVLSGKITENEDETATMPAHFDGRVEKLFVNSLGQQVNKGQAVAQIYSPELIAAQQELITAYKLKASQPQLYNAVKNKFKNWMIHGAQLDEVEQTGKVKNSFTIYSHVSGVVTEIAINEGSHIMDGKPIFKVSNLNTVWANFDVYENKISQFKKGQDVVVTTNAYPNKTFKGKVNFIDPILDTQTRTVNLRVVLNNKKELFKPGMFVEGKMKSMVSVDEKQAITIPASAVLWTGKRSVVYLKTNPNEPVFEMKEITLGNQIGANYQVLEGLNNGDEIVTNGTFTVDAAAQLQGKKSMMNKTVKSEPISLIGTMKMKFPLIFKNEFKTTLPLYFSIKDALIASDYNKVSKLANTMLQKALKINLKGLSQMELVHFNKTVSMLKAISENNTIEKQRAHFVILNENIVAIAMNMDNLESTLYVQKCPMANNNKGAMWMSTEKDIRNPYYGETMMTCGSIIEEIN from the coding sequence ATGAAAAAATATAGTGTTTATATAGGTTTAATAGCTGTTGGACTACTTTTAGGCTGGATGCTTTTTGGAGGGAATTCAAATACAGAAGAAATGCACAAGCACGATGCTGTAGCAGAAACAAATCAAATGTGGACGTGTTCCATGCATCCACAAATTATGCAACCAGAAGCAGGTGATTGTCCTATTTGTGGAATGGATTTAATTCCTGCTGCAAGCAGTGCAGAAGGATTGTCTGCGGATCAATTTAAGCTTTCAGAAAATGCGATGGCATTAGCCAACATACAAACCACAATCGTAGGAGAAAATAGTTCTGATGCTGATACAGGTTTTGTTTTATCAGGAAAAATTACAGAGAATGAAGATGAAACAGCAACGATGCCTGCGCATTTTGATGGTAGGGTTGAAAAACTGTTTGTAAATTCTTTAGGACAACAGGTAAATAAAGGGCAAGCAGTTGCTCAAATATATTCTCCAGAATTGATTGCTGCTCAACAAGAGTTAATAACGGCCTATAAATTAAAAGCATCTCAACCACAACTATATAATGCTGTTAAAAATAAGTTTAAAAATTGGATGATTCATGGTGCGCAATTAGATGAGGTAGAGCAAACAGGAAAAGTGAAAAATAGTTTTACCATTTACTCGCATGTATCTGGTGTTGTTACAGAAATTGCGATAAATGAGGGATCTCATATCATGGATGGAAAACCAATTTTTAAGGTTTCTAATCTAAATACAGTTTGGGCTAATTTTGATGTGTATGAAAATAAAATTAGCCAGTTTAAAAAAGGTCAGGATGTTGTGGTAACCACAAATGCATATCCGAATAAAACGTTTAAAGGAAAGGTCAATTTTATAGATCCTATTTTAGATACGCAAACAAGAACTGTAAATTTAAGAGTGGTTTTAAATAATAAAAAAGAGCTGTTTAAACCAGGTATGTTTGTAGAAGGAAAGATGAAAAGTATGGTTTCTGTGGATGAAAAACAAGCAATTACAATACCTGCTTCGGCTGTTTTATGGACAGGGAAACGATCTGTTGTGTATCTAAAAACGAATCCTAATGAACCAGTTTTTGAAATGAAAGAGATTACATTAGGCAATCAAATAGGTGCTAATTATCAGGTTTTAGAAGGTCTAAATAATGGCGATGAAATTGTAACCAACGGAACCTTTACGGTAGATGCTGCGGCGCAATTGCAAGGCAAAAAATCGATGATGAATAAAACAGTTAAATCAGAACCAATATCACTTATTGGAACCATGAAGATGAAATTTCCTCTAATTTTTAAAAACGAATTTAAAACGACACTACCGCTTTACTTTTCTATTAAAGATGCTCTTATTGCAAGTGATTACAATAAGGTTTCTAAATTAGCAAATACAATGCTTCAAAAAGCACTAAAAATTAATTTAAAAGGTTTAAGCCAAATGGAGTTAGTTCATTTTAATAAAACGGTATCCATGTTAAAAGCTATTTCTGAAAATAATACTATTGAAAAACAACGTGCTCATTTTGTAATACTCAATGAAAATATAGTTGCTATAGCAATGAATATGGATAATTTAGAATCGACATTATATGTTCAAAAGTGTCCGATGGCTAACAATAATAAAGGTGCCATGTGGATGAGTACTGAAAAGGATATTAGAAATCCTTATTACGGAGAGACCATGATGACTTGTGGTAGTATAATTGAAGAAATTAATTAA
- a CDS encoding heavy metal translocating P-type ATPase: MKHTYHIHGMTCNGCRGHVEETLSKVKGVSKATVNLEKAEATIEMESHISLETFQEALKNDGGRYSIHKPGEHHHIKEVKKELPKGKGTGTFYCPMHCEDDKTYDKAGDCPVCGMDLVEEQNVSINTAEQWTCPMHPEVIKDEAGDCPICGMDLVPMKPDLSSEEKTYKKIVKKFWIAVAFTLPIFLIAMSEMIPNNPLSTILEQKQWNWIQFALSIPVVFYATWMFFERAYRSIKTWNLNMFTLIGIGAGVSWLFSVFGMFFPDVFPAQFKTESGAVHVYFEAATVILTLVLLGQLLEARAHGKTNSAVKELLKLAPNKALKIVDGEDVEVTIDKIELHDVLKVKPGDKIPVDGVITEGNSTIDESMISGEPLPVDRSKGDKVSGGTINGNQVFLMKAEKIGSDTLLSQIIKMVNDASRSRAPIQNLADKVSGYFVPVVVLISLITFAVWAIYGPEPVYVYAFVNAIAVLIIACPCALGLATPMSIMVGVGKGAQNGVLVKNAEALERMAKVDTLIIDKTGTITEGKPTVEKAAAFNAILSDKEVLQYIVSLNKNSEHPLAEATVKYGEEQNTEVLKSEEFSAVTGKGVEATINGKKIALGNPKMMNYVNAEITPKMEEEAKTYQKQGKTVSFLSVDKKVVGYVVIGDKIKATSAKAIKALQDRGVSVIMLTGDNYDTAQAVATELYLADFKASMLPENKLQEVTKLQEQGKVVAMAGDGINDAPALAKSDVGIAMGTGTDVAIESAMITLVKGDLHGIVKAQHLSEAVMKNIKQNLFFALFYNTLGIPVAAGVLFPFFGILLSPMIAALAMSFSSVTVIANALRLRNIKI, encoded by the coding sequence ATGAAACATACATATCACATACACGGAATGACTTGTAACGGTTGTCGTGGACACGTAGAAGAAACACTTTCTAAAGTTAAAGGTGTTTCTAAAGCTACAGTTAATTTAGAAAAAGCAGAAGCTACTATAGAAATGGAATCTCATATTTCATTAGAAACCTTCCAAGAAGCTTTAAAAAATGATGGTGGCCGATATAGCATTCACAAACCGGGAGAACATCATCATATAAAAGAAGTGAAAAAAGAACTTCCGAAAGGAAAAGGCACAGGTACATTTTATTGTCCGATGCATTGTGAAGACGATAAAACGTATGACAAAGCGGGAGATTGCCCTGTCTGTGGAATGGATTTAGTAGAAGAACAAAACGTATCTATTAACACCGCAGAACAATGGACTTGCCCAATGCATCCTGAAGTTATAAAAGATGAAGCTGGAGACTGCCCTATTTGCGGAATGGATTTAGTGCCTATGAAGCCCGATCTTTCATCAGAAGAAAAAACATATAAAAAGATTGTAAAAAAGTTTTGGATTGCAGTCGCTTTTACCTTGCCAATATTTTTAATTGCCATGAGCGAAATGATTCCAAACAATCCATTATCTACAATTTTGGAACAAAAACAGTGGAATTGGATTCAGTTTGCACTGTCTATTCCTGTGGTTTTTTATGCTACTTGGATGTTCTTTGAGCGTGCCTATAGAAGTATAAAAACATGGAATTTAAATATGTTTACACTTATAGGGATTGGCGCAGGTGTATCTTGGCTATTTTCGGTATTTGGAATGTTCTTTCCAGATGTTTTTCCTGCTCAATTTAAAACGGAATCAGGTGCTGTACATGTTTATTTTGAAGCAGCAACTGTTATTTTAACATTGGTTCTTTTAGGTCAATTGTTAGAAGCGCGTGCACATGGAAAAACGAATTCAGCCGTAAAAGAACTCTTAAAATTAGCACCTAATAAAGCGTTAAAAATAGTAGACGGAGAAGATGTAGAAGTTACTATTGATAAAATTGAATTACATGATGTTTTAAAAGTAAAACCTGGTGATAAAATTCCTGTGGATGGTGTTATAACTGAAGGAAATTCAACGATTGATGAATCGATGATTTCGGGAGAACCGCTTCCGGTAGACAGATCTAAAGGCGATAAAGTAAGTGGAGGTACTATTAATGGGAATCAAGTTTTTTTAATGAAAGCAGAGAAAATTGGTAGCGATACATTACTCTCTCAAATTATTAAAATGGTAAATGATGCAAGTAGAAGTCGCGCTCCAATTCAGAATTTAGCAGACAAAGTTTCTGGTTATTTTGTGCCTGTGGTGGTGTTGATTTCTTTAATAACATTTGCCGTTTGGGCAATTTATGGGCCAGAACCTGTGTATGTATATGCATTTGTAAATGCCATTGCCGTATTAATTATTGCATGTCCTTGTGCATTAGGTTTAGCAACACCAATGTCTATAATGGTTGGTGTTGGTAAAGGAGCACAAAACGGTGTCTTGGTTAAAAATGCAGAAGCTTTAGAACGAATGGCTAAAGTAGATACTTTAATTATTGATAAAACTGGAACTATTACCGAAGGAAAACCAACCGTAGAAAAAGCTGCTGCGTTTAATGCTATTTTAAGTGATAAAGAAGTGTTGCAATACATTGTGTCTTTAAATAAAAATAGTGAACATCCTTTAGCCGAAGCTACTGTAAAATATGGTGAAGAGCAAAACACGGAAGTTTTAAAATCGGAAGAATTTAGTGCTGTTACAGGAAAAGGTGTGGAAGCAACAATAAACGGTAAAAAAATCGCTTTAGGAAATCCTAAAATGATGAATTATGTAAATGCTGAAATCACCCCTAAAATGGAAGAAGAAGCTAAAACGTATCAGAAACAAGGGAAAACAGTTTCCTTTTTATCAGTAGATAAAAAAGTTGTTGGTTATGTTGTTATTGGTGATAAAATTAAAGCAACGAGTGCAAAAGCAATAAAAGCACTTCAAGATAGAGGAGTTTCGGTAATAATGTTGACAGGTGATAATTATGATACCGCACAAGCTGTGGCTACCGAATTATATCTTGCCGATTTTAAAGCAAGTATGTTACCAGAAAATAAATTGCAAGAAGTAACCAAATTACAAGAGCAAGGAAAAGTAGTCGCAATGGCTGGAGACGGAATTAATGACGCACCTGCACTCGCAAAAAGTGATGTTGGTATTGCCATGGGAACGGGTACGGATGTAGCAATTGAAAGTGCTATGATTACTTTGGTAAAAGGAGATTTACATGGTATTGTAAAAGCGCAACATTTAAGTGAAGCTGTTATGAAAAACATTAAACAAAACTTATTTTTCGCGCTGTTCTATAACACATTAGGCATACCAGTTGCAGCAGGAGTTTTGTTTCCTTTTTTCGGAATTTTGTTATCTCCTATGATTGCTGCTTTGGCTATGAGCTTTAGTTCGGTTACAGTAATTGCAAATGCCTTACGTTTAAGAAATATTAAAATATAA